GAAAGCTCAAACTTTGAGTCCAGTACTGAAGAGGTTTCCAGTGCTAAGAGAGTTAGAGCTGAGAAGAGTATCATCAGGAAAATAAATTGTGATCGTAGAGAAACTGTGGGAGAGAATGAACCACACACTTCGCTGCCTGCAGTCTTTAGTTGTCAACCACAGCAAGATAAGCTGGGCGGGCAATCACGTGCTCAAGGAACTACCTCTGTTGTGCAGAAGATGTTGCTGCAGGGAATGGGTACTGCTATTGGTTCCAAGGATATTATTGGAATCCACCGAACGCCATTCTTGAATAATTATAGAGAAGACCGCTATGATCTCTTCCAAAAGCAGGTAGAGATTACTAAATCTCAGCATGGTAATGCAAATGTGCGTTATGCTTGGCTTCCTTGCTCGAAAGCTGCTGTGGATGAAATGATGCTGAATGGCACCTTGCAAGTTAAAAAGCCCACTAGGTGTCCACCCTATGGAACTGGCGTACTCCTTGCACCAGCTAACTGCTCCATTAACTGGTATGTGCTCCTGTCTCGTATCATCTGCTGGCAAAAAACTTACTCTGAATGTTCTGAACATCTACTCCCCTCCATCTTTAAGAAGTATATTCACATCTGTCTTATTCTTGCCATATGTGTTTCCTTATTTGTAGATAAATAGTTTCTGGCACCATTTATTTACTTCCACTTACATGTTCACATGTTTTTCGTTGTCAACTTACCATTGTATTTTTTTGTCTATTATTTGTTTCTATTCTTTGACACTTCCTGTCCCTAACAATTGCAAAAATTCAATATTTTGTATTACTTTCTGCAGTGTGAATTACTCTGATGTTGATGAAAATGGCATCATCTATATGATGTTGTGCCGGGTTGTAATGGGGAACGTAGAAATAGTTCACCATGGATCTAAGCAGCACCAGCCTAGTAACGAGTATTTTGATAGCGGTGTAGATGACCTAAAAAACCCGCAGCATTACATTGTATGGGATATGAATCTGGATAGTCACATCTATTCTGAATTTGTAGTCACCATCAAATTGCCATCTAAAGCCAAAGGTAATTAATCGCAACTACTGTGTCATCATTTTAGAAATTTAATTTAATTTAGCTTTGTGCAGTTCATAACAAATGTCAATATAAGTTTTCTTACAAGTCAGCCTTCTCATTTTGTTTCAGATTCCCTCTTCACACAAGAAGATTGTCACGATTCATCTGATGCTTCACTGGTCTTGAGTCCAAGTTCGGCCGACAGTGTATCACAGGTGAGGTTCTTTACATTGGGAGTTGATAAAGATGGTACTGTCATACTAGAGTCAACTTCTGTTCTCATACAGACAAGTTCCACTGTTGGAGCAGCAGGAGCATTCAGTTATTCAGATTGCGTGTCTGACTCAACAATTGACCTGTGCTTCCATTATGAGATTATAACTTCGAGCTGATTGTAGTCTTAATGTTTGATAGAAATCTCCAAATATGATAAGTTTCCTGTTATTACCAATGTCATGTCAGTTATGTTGGGTGAGTCACAAAACACCAGTTGACACCGTTCTTCTGTGTGGAAACAGGACATGAATCTTGAGGCATCTCCAGCATTGGGTGGTCAGTATGAAGCCCCCATGTTAGGAGGATCAATGGCAAAAGCTCCAAGTACACCTTGGATGCCCTTTTCCATGTTATTTGCAGCTATTTCAACCAAACTTCCTCGCGAGAAAATGGACATGATCAATAACTGTTATGAAGAATTCAAGGTCTGCTATTAATCAGTTCTTGGTTGTTGTGTTCTCAATTGAAAACTGGCCTTCAGCTTCTTGTTGGAGCCTGAGTTGACTTGTGTTTGTGTTCATACCAGGCCAAGAAAATAAGCAGAATTGACCTAGTGAAgaggctgcgtctcatagttggtgaCAGAATGCTGGTCTCCACAATAATTCGGCTCCAAGATAA
The sequence above is a segment of the Triticum dicoccoides isolate Atlit2015 ecotype Zavitan chromosome 1A, WEW_v2.0, whole genome shotgun sequence genome. Coding sequences within it:
- the LOC119273372 gene encoding inactive poly [ADP-ribose] polymerase RCD1-like isoform X1, giving the protein MAAMNEKVLAKCGQNIVSLKRKRDSPAAYHADACHTSQSHQHPTGNSDIRLYVGEDRKANIACHFNKQILQSYQNYMTSASPKRILLRQSGNWKEFPEKIVKLAQVDFRTKKTITEVGYQNQLFLLDFVHMTFIDSKSGLQRPIAWIDDNGRRYFPEVLIEDQIVYRRKDFGNGDHVYVIAEPNGARQINDQYGASESSAESSNFESSTEEVSSAKRVRAEKSIIRKINCDRRETVGENEPHTSLPAVFSCQPQQDKLGGQSRAQGTTSVVQKMLLQGMGTAIGSKDIIGIHRTPFLNNYREDRYDLFQKQVEITKSQHGNANVRYAWLPCSKAAVDEMMLNGTLQVKKPTRCPPYGTGVLLAPANCSINCVNYSDVDENGIIYMMLCRVVMGNVEIVHHGSKQHQPSNEYFDSGVDDLKNPQHYIVWDMNLDSHIYSEFVVTIKLPSKAKDSLFTQEDCHDSSDASLVLSPSSADSVSQDMNLEASPALGGQYEAPMLGGSMAKAPSTPWMPFSMLFAAISTKLPREKMDMINNCYEEFKAKKISRIDLVKRLRLIVGDRMLVSTIIRLQDKLPPMVKREAANAPVKARGQ
- the LOC119273372 gene encoding inactive poly [ADP-ribose] polymerase RCD1-like isoform X2, with the protein product MAAMNEKVLAKCGQNIVSLKRKRDSPAAYHADACHTSQSHQHPTGNSDIRLYVGEDRKANIACHFNKQILQSYQNYMTSASPKRILLRQSGNWKEFPEKIVKLAQVDFRTKKTITEVGYQNQLFLLDFVHMTFIDSKSGLQRPIAWIDDNGRRYFPEVLIEDQIVYRRKDFGNGDHVYVIAEPNGARQINDQYGASESSAESSNFESSTEEVSSAKRVRAEKSIIRKINCDRRETVGENEPHTSLPAVFSCQPQQDKLGGQSRAQGTTSVVQKMLLQGMGTAIGSKDIIGIHRTPFLNNYREDRYDLFQKQVEITKSQHGNANVRYAWLPCSKAAVDEMMLNGTLQVKKPTRCPPYGTGVLLAPANCSINCVNYSDVDENGIIYMMLCRVVMGNVEIVHHGSKQHQPSNEYFDSGVDDLKNPQHYIVWDMNLDSHIYSEFVVTIKLPSKAKDSLFTQEDCHDSSDASLVLSPSSADSVSQTSSTVGAAGAFSYSDCVSDSTIDLCFHYEIITSS